In Bacillus sp. S3, the sequence CACAGAAGTTGCGCCACATAAGGAATCGATTGAACATATTTTATCACCGGCGTTTATGATGTTAGCCCTTGTTGCTGCTGTTGTTTTGGCTTCATTAACATTGTTTATTCCGAAGATGGCTGAATGGAAACCAGTGAAAACATGGGAGCATCGACTCTCCAGTTTAAGGAAATATTCACGTCATTTGCTAAAATACGGGACTGCTGCTGCGCTGATCATTCAAATTGCCAATGGTACGTTATTTGCTCCGGAGTTCCATATCGAAAATACGATTGTGGTTGTATTGACATGGATAACCATTGGATTTTTATTAATCCCGCATCATATCGCAACAAAAATCGGTGCTTTGATTTTATTAGGGTTATTTATGTATGTAACGGTCCATCACGGTATTTTCTATATGTTAGATTATGGATTTTATGTTGCCATCATTGGTGTCCTATTAGTTGGAAATACGAAGCTTGAAAAAGCAGGATTCCCATTCCTCTACCTAGGAACTGGTTTGTCGCTCAGCTGGGTAGCCGTTGAAAAATGGGTGTATCCAAGCATGGCATTAGATATTGTAGCTAATCATCATGTGCCAACATTTGGCTTCGAACCAGGGTTGTTCGTTGTGATTGCTGCATTTATTGAATTTGTTGTCGGGTATTTATTAGTAGTCGGAATTTTAAATCGCGTGCTGGGGTTTGTCGTTACATGTATTTTCATTTCGACCACTATGCTTTTTGGAATGACAGAAGTGATTGGCCATTTCATGATTCATATTGTTTTAATCATCTTCATTATTGAGGGGGTTTCCTTTTACAACCCGCCGATTAAGATGCACAAAACGAAATCGGATCAATTTATCTTTGTCTTTTTAAATTTCATATTCGTGCTAGCGACATTTTTGTTACTATATTATCGATTTGCATAAGAATACGAGTATTTTAGTGGATAGAAAAACCTCCGATTGACTCATTCCGATCGGAGGTTTTTCTAGTATTATCTTATTCTAGCTTTACGATAACTCTCGAAAATTTCAATAATTATAGTGACAACGCTGGATGCTACGATGAGCTTCCAGATCCATATCAATGAAGAAGCTACAGTGGAAGAGCTGGTTTCAAACAATTCCGCTATATAGGGAATCATGGCATCATTGAGCAAATGCGGGTTGCTTGCAATGACGATTAAAGTAATCGCACTTAAAATATGAATAATCGCATTCACAGTAACAAGCTTCATCGTCCATTGAGCGGCTTTCCATTTAAAAATAATTAATCCTAATTCCAAAACGATAAAAATTGCGATGATCGGCCAGTATGACATCAAGGTATCTTGATTAAAAATGGGCATAATGAATTGCAACCCGTTACCATCTGAGGAACGGTAAACACCAATAAGGTGGTCAGCATAGAAATAAGCAATTGCCCACACGGCTGTCCAGATGAAGCTAAACAAAAGATCTCCTTTTGAAATCGCTTTTTTCTTTGGAATGATTTTGGCATACTTTAAATCCTCAGGCGTCCATTTGTTGGATATCTTTTTATGCGGCAGTTCAGCGTTTGAAATACCAACTCGCTCTACGAAGGCAAATACAACGGTGAACCAAAAGAACACTTGGATGAGGACATTAATGACATTGGCAATAATGATTCCAATGGAGTGAATGACCACAGAAAGAATCGCTTCTTTACCGGAAAAGAACATAACATTCTCGAAAATATGAATGAAGATGGTAACCAAAATGGCCCATGGTATTACCCGCTTCATGGTCAGAATATAAATATCATATAGATTCGGCCCAATTAAATACATAGGTGTATCACGATAGCTTGCAGCGAGCACTGCAGGATTTCCAAGTTTCGAAAGTGCGTCCTTCACATCTTGTTCCGTGAAATTTTCTGGGAGCATATCCTCAATCGTGGACCTTAGCTCCAGGGCAACATCATCCCGTGTCTTCACAGAAAGTCTTTTTGTTACTTCGTACACATAAACCTCAATCAGATTCAAGGTTTTCATCTCCTTTTAATATTGATGTCAGCTCCAGCGTCATCTTTGTCCATTCATCCTTTAATTGCAGGTAAACCTCCATCCCATAATCACTTAAAACGTAATACTTCCGCGGCCTGCTTTCCGTTGTATCCCAGCTGCTCGTAACGAGTTCCTGTTTCTCTAATCGCCGCAACAGGGGGTAGAGCGTACTTTGCTCTATGACCACACCGGCATTTTCAAGCCGCTGTACGAGTGAATAGCCATATTGGGGGGTACGTAATTGACTTAAAACGGCAAGTGTAAGTGTTCCTCTTCTTAGTTCGGTCATAAATGTATCTAACAAAGAACTCATGCTCTTATCACCTCATTTATCTATACTGTATATTACACACTATTGTATTTTCTCTAACAATACATAATGTATCTTATTCAATGATCTGTAAAATGATTCGGGCATTGAGTAAACATTTCTTTATTTGCAAAAAACATAAGAACTGTCCACGTAGCACGAAAGCATTTCATTGGAATTCATAAGGAAAACAAGGTAATCTGTAACAGTATATTTTTTAATTAGGGTAGCAGGGGAGTTGGATGAATGGAAAGATCGGACAATAATCAGTCGATGATTGTGGGACTTTTGCTGGCTGGAACGTTTATTGCGATTTTGAATCAAACACTGATGATTACAGCGATACCTCCGATTATGGTTGAAATGAACATTACCGCAAACAGTGCACAATGGCTGACGACTGTCTTTATGCTGGTGAATGGGATTATGATTCCAATTAGTGCCTTTTTATTAGAACGATTTACCACGAGGCAGTTATTTATCTCGGCGATGAGTATTTTTGCAGTGGGAACCGTTGTGGGTGGAATCGCTCCTACTTTTGAAATTCTTTTATTAGGCAGGGTGATTCAGTCGATTGGGGCAGGCGTGATGCTGCCGTTAATGACCACCGTATTTTTACTCATTTTTCCGATCAATCGGCGCGGTGCAGCAATGGGGCTTGTCGGGCTTGTGATTTCCTTTGCACCGGCCATCGGTCCAGCGCTGTCCGGTTGGGTGACATCGCATTTTTCATGGAGAGTGTTATTTTTTATTATTTTGCCTATTGCACTTATCGATATCTTTGTCGCATTCCGTTTCTTGAAAAATGTCACTGAGATTTCCCGGCCAAAAGTGGATGTATTGTCAATCCTGCTTTCTTCAATAGGGTTTGGCGGACTTCTTTACGGATTTACATGTGCCGGCAATTACGGTTGGTCACACGTATCGACTGTTTTATCATTAGTGATTGGCGGCATATCATTGCTGTTATTTATTTTCCGCCAGTTACGACTAAAACACCCGATGCTGGAATTTCGTGTGTTTACGTTTTCAATTTTCCCGTTCGCGATTATCATTGGAATGATTGGCTTTATGGGCTTAATTGGAGCGGAAACGATTATCCCGCTCTTTATGCAGAATATGAGAGGATTTTCTGCCTTTGAGGCAGGCTTAGCGTTATTGCCTGGTGCTCTTGTGAGTGGGTTCATGTCACCAATTGTAGGGAGAATCTTCGATAGATTCGGTGCGAGATGGCTTGTGATGATCGGCTTAACCATCATGACAGCTGCATCATTTGCGTTTACCACTTTAAGTCCGTCGACAACGATGACCTATATTACGGTCCTTTACGGGATAAGAATGTTTGGTCTTTCGATGGTAATGATGCCGGTCGCAACAGCTGCCCTGAATCAGTTGCCAAAACGATTAATTCCACACGGGGCTGCCATGGATAATACGATGAAAATGATTTCAGCTTCGGTAGGAACCGCTATTCTTGTAACAGTTATGACAACAACAGCGGAAGCAGCGAAACACCGTCCGGAGATCTCTTATCCGGATATGCACGGAGCGAATATCGCCTTTATGGTGGTATCAATTCTTTCGTTAATAGGACTGATCCTCTCTTTTTTCATTAAGCATAACCGACAGGCTGAAGGCGAATCGGACGGAAAAAGACAGAGAAATGTCCGAGTGAAACTCCAGGAGTAATAGATCAACTGCTGTAAAAGGGAGTGCCATATTTTTATATGGTGCTCCCTTTTTATTTGGTTTTTCTCCAATAGGGTCCCGTTTTTGCGTGTGGGGTGTCAGGCACCAGTTGTCTAAAATTGGAATGAATAAATTGTCCTATTTTATTCTTTGGACAAATATACATATTAAAGGAGGAGCCTGTATTACAAAGAAAAAGGGGAGGGGCAATATGAAGGTGAAAAAATCATTAGCATTATTGTTAACGGGGGGCTTGGCTGCGAGTATTTTTTTAGCTGGCTGCGGCTCTAAGTCCGGGGATGGTGGAAAAAGCAGTTCAAACATGATTAAGATTGCGACACAAACCCCACTTTCAGGGGGCAGTGCGACAATTGGGGAAGCCATTAAGCTGGGTGCCCAAATGAAACTAGATGAGGAAAAGAAAAAGTTTAAGGAATTAGGATTTGATCTGCAGCTGGTACCTTACGATGATCAGGGGGATCCAAAGAAAGGGGTGGCCAATGCTCAAATAATCGGGGCAGATAAATCGATTATGGCGGTGGTTGGCCACTTTAATTCAGGCGTCGCCATCCCATCATCTGAGGTTTATGAAAAATATGCGATCCCAATGGTTTCACCAGCAAACTCTGCGGTAGAAGTAACATCAAGGGGATTAAAAACCGTCAACCGTATTGTCGCTCGTGATGACTTCCAAGGCCCTGCAGGTGCTGAATTTGCCGTAAATACATTAAAAGCGAAGAAAATTTTTATCATCCAGGACAAAACGGCATACGGGACAGGTCTTGCAGAGGCTTTCAAAAAGGCTGCAGAGGAAAAAGGTGCTGAAATTCTCGGCTTTGAAGGGATTACCGTTGGAGAAAAAGATTTCAATGGTGTTCTAAATCAGGTCGTTTCCAAAAAGCCTGATTTGGTCTATTTCGGAGGAATCTACGCTGAGGGCGGACTCATTATTAAACAAGCTCGTGAAAAAGGCATTACTGTCCCATTTCTTGGCGGGGATGGTTTAGATGCTTCTACACTGGTTGAAATAGCAGGCGGTGCGATTAAAGATACGTATATTACTTCGCTGGCCGGGGATTCAACGAAAACTGAAGAAGGAAAGAAGTTTACGGAGAGCTATAAATCAAAATTCAACAAAAGCACGGAATCGTATTCCGTATACGGCTATGATACGATGGGCGTGGTTTTAAAGGGAATAGAGGATGCCATCAAAGCAAATAACAACAAAATGCCAACTCGTGAACAAGTAAGGGATGCCGTTCGCGGTGTGAAGGATTATCAAGGTGTGTTAACAAAAGTCAGCTTCGATGATATCGGTGACAATAATTATGCAAAAGTGTTTATTTATAGTTTTAAAGAAGCAAAATACCCAGCTGAATTAGTGGGAGAAGTTAGTAAATAACAAGATTGAAAAGGGTATACCTCATTTTTCCAGAGTGAGAATACCCTTTTCTTTCTATGGTTAATTGGGACAAGGGGGGAAAGCTTTTGTTTAACGAAATACTCCAATCAATCCCGCAGGTGTTGATCGATGGTCTTACCTTGGGAGCGGTGTACGCTGTTATTGCGATCGGCTACACAATGGTCTACGGGATTTTGGAATTAATTAACTTTGCACATGGGGAAATATTTATGTCAGGTGCATTTATTGGAACGGCGGTATTAATCGTTTTAACGGGAATCGGATGGGTTTCATCCGTACCGGCAATCGTGATGCTGATCGCGGTCCTCTTATTTACAGCTATTCTTACTGGCTTCCTCGGAATGGGAATCGAGAGGGTGGCCTATCGGCCGCTTCGGAATGCACCTCGGTTAATCCCGCTGATTACGGCAATTGGTATTTCATTCTTATTACAGGATATTGTTCGATTCATTGCAGAATTAAAAAAAGGAAATTACATCGTAACAGGCCCAAGTTTATTTACCAATCAGATTTCCATTAAAGCCTCATCAGTAAGCTCGATATTTAATGATGCCACGATTAAAACATCGTTTGTGATTGTTCTTGTGGCGGCGGTGATTATGATGATTGGTCTTGACCTCTTTGTTAATCGAACAAAGTGGGGGATGGCACTGAGAGCTGTCGCGCAAGATCGGGAAACAGCTTCGTTGATGACCATTAATGTGAATAAGGTAATCTCGATGACCTTTTTTATCGGTTCAGCCCTGGGCGGAGCAACGGGGGTGCTTTTTGCTGTACAATACGGAACTATAGACCCTTATATTGGCTTTATTCTTGGCTTGAAGGCGTTTACGGCCGCTGTTTTAGGCGGTATTGGAAATATTCGTGGAGCCATGTTCGGAGGGTTGCTGCTTGGATTATTAGAAATGTTTGCTTCCGCTAATTTAACCCTTTTATCTCATGGGGTATTCGGTGCTGAGTATAAAGATGTATTTGCGTTTATTATCCTAATTCTTGTACTACTTTTTAAACCGGAGGGCTTATTCGGCAAACCGGTAACCGAGAAAGTGTAGGTGAGAAGAATGAAAGCGCTTTGGAATACCTATAAACAAAAAAGATCTGTACAAGGGGTTTTTCTTCTTATTTACATTGGAGTCACATCTTTGGGGTTATTTTTAGCACAAAAATCAGTAACAGCATTTCTTCTTCTATTAGCATCGCTATTACTATTATATTTTACTAACTTCAAGAATCTTACCAAATGGGTCATTGCAGGAGTGGTGTTAGTATTTTTACTCCCTTTCACTGCCAGTAATGGAGACGGCTATCAATCCTATATGGAAGTGGCGACACTTGTTGGAATCTATATCTCAATGGCATTGGGATTGAATATTGTCGTAGGGATGGCCGGGCTTCTTGATTTAGGATTTATCGCGTTTTTTGCCGTCGGGGCCTATTCCTATGGTATATTTGCTACCGCACAAGCCAATAATTTTATGCCATTTGGCCAATTTCCACTTTCCGGAGAAAGTTTTTGGATTTTTATTTTAATCGGCTGTTTTGTTGCCGCCTTGTTCGGGGTTCTACTGGGAATACCGGTGCTTCGGGTGAAAGGAGATTATTTGGCGATTGTTACACTGGGCTTTGGTGAGATTATCCGAATTATCTTTAATAACTTGGATCGACCTATTAATATTACAAACGGAGCAATGGGACTCCCTTCGGTTACACCGCCCCGTTTGTTTGGAATAGACTTTCTTTATCCAAGTCAATTCTATTACGTTGTGCTGATCATACTGGTATTTACCATTTTTACTGTCCGCCGTTTTGAACATTCAAAAATAGGCCGTTCGTGGAAAGCCGTAAGAGAAAATGAAATCGCTGCTCAGTCAATGGGTGTCCCATTAGTAAAAACTAAATTACTGGCCTTTGCTATCGGCGCCTCCTTCTCAGGTATGATGGGCGTTGTCTTTGCAGCTAAACAAGCATTTGTTGATCCGACAAGTTTTACCTTACTTGAGTCCATTACGATTCTCGTCATGGTCATCTTGGGTGGAATGGGCAGTGTTCCAGGCGTGATTCTTGGAGCTGCGGTTATGACGATTCTAAACCTTCAAGTATTAACAGAGATAACAAATTGGTTAAATCAGCTAAGTACATCTGGAGCTTTTTCCATTCCAGACGCACTGTCTCCTTCAAAAATGCAAAGGATGATCTTCGGATTGCTCCTAATCCTATTTGCTCTCTATCGGCCACAGGGTCTCCTGCCAGCTAAGAATCGAAAATATAATGAAAAAGCATTACGAAAGGGAAGCGAGGAGGCTGCCGGTGAAACTGTATCAGAAAATTCACCAATCGAGAAAACTCAGGAGGTGTAGCAAATGGCCATTTTAGAGGTGCAAAATTTATCGAAGAAATTTGGCGGTTTAACAGCAAATCAGGATGTTTCGATGAAAGTGGAGAAACATTCAATTACAGCCGTTATTGGACCAAACGGTGCTGGAAAAACAACCTTTTTTAATATGATTACGGGTGTCTATCAGCCTACTTCAGGGACCATTTTACTTGAAAATGAAAAAATAAATGGGTTAAAGCCCCATGCGGTTTGTCAAAAGGGAATCGCAAGAACATTTCAGAACATCCGGTTATTTAATGAGATGTCCGTGCTTGAAAATGTGATGGTTGGAATGCATACACGGTTAAAAGCAGGTTTTCTTGGGATTTTATTCAATCTACCGACCATTCGGAAGGAAGAGGCTGCTTCGGAAATAAAGGCGTATCAATTATTAGAATATGTTGGGCTGGAATCCTTTTTAAATGAAAAAGCGTGCAATTTAAGCTACGGGGCTCAAAGAAGATTAGAGATTGCAAGAGCGCTTGCTGCCGGTCCTAAGATCCTATTATTAGATGAGCCGGCTGCAGGTATGAATCCAAAGGAGACAAAAGAGCTGACCGGGCTGATTAAAAGGATGCGGGATGAATTCAATTTAACCGTCATTTTAATTGAACATGACATGAAGCTTGTCATGGAAATCTCTGAACAAATCTTCGTACTCGATCATGGGGAAAAAATTGCAGAAGGAAGGCCCGAAGACATCCGAAATAATCCAAAAGTGATTGAGGCATATCTAGGATCTGGGGCTGTTCAAGCTGGATAGGGGGGAAATCCATGCTTCAATTAAAAAACGTAGAAACCTTTTATGGCGGCATACAGGCTTTAAAAGGAATTGATGTTTCTGTTGAAAAAGGGGAAATTGTTACACTAATTGGCAGTAATGGTGCCGGTAAATCAACGACATTAAAATCAATCAGCGGTCTGACAAAAGTAAAAACAGGAAACATTGTTTATAATGGAACGGACATTACCAATAAACCGGCTCATGAAACAACACTATTAGGAATTGCCCATGTTCCCGAGGGCAGGAGGATTTTTCCAAGACTATCAGTCAAAGAAAACTTATTAATGGGAGCTTTCTCAGTCAAGGGTAAGCAGGTGATTGAAGAAAGAATGGAGCGTGTCTTCCATTATTTCCCTAAGCTGAAAGATCGACTGGAGCAAAAGGGAGGGACAATGAGCGGTGGAGAGCAGCAAATGCTTGCGATTGGTAGAGCCCTTATGATGTCGCCGGATTTACTCATGTTAGACGAGCCCTCCATGGGTCTTGCACCCATTATAGTGGAACAAATCTTTGAAATCATCAAGGAATTAAACGGAGAAGGGATAACGATCCTGCTCGTTGAACAAAATGCCTACCAGGCCTTACAAGTAGCTGATCGCGGTTATGTTATTCAAACGGGAGAAATTAAGCTCAAAGGAAACGGACATGATTTGATAACAAATGATGAAGTTCGGGAGGCGTATTTGGCTTAAAAAGGGAAATGAGGTTCAAATTGAAGAAAAGCCTGTAAATCTATAAATTAGAGATACAGGCTTCTTTTTTATCTAATCTTTTTTTAGTCTTCCTGCCTTTTTGGCTGCCTCTTTTAAGATGACTTCAATTTGGGCGTTTACACTTCTGATTTCATCTTCCGCCCATTTTTCCAGCACTTCATATAACTTGGGATCAATGCGAAGCGGAAATGATTTTCTTTTCGTCATTTACGACACAACCTTAATAGATGCTTCCTGTATTAATAATGGGTTGGGTTCCTTTTTCAGAAACAATGGCGACCATCAGGTTATTGACCATCTGCGCTTTTTTCTCTTCATCAAGTTCAACAATTTCTTGCTCTGCAAGCTGGTCAATTGCAGCTTTTACTAGCCCTACTGCACCGTCGACAATGACTTTCCGCGCAGACAGGACAGCTTGCGCTTGTTGTCTTTGAAGCATGGCAGAAGCGATTTCAGAGGAATAGGCAAGGTGCATAATCCTGGCTTCGATGACGTCAACACCGGCAACATCCAGTCTTTTCTGTAAATCATACATAAGGACTTCGGCTACTTCGTCGCTATTTTGCCGAAGTGTCAATGTGCTTTCCATATTACCGAACGAATCATAAGCATATCTGCTTGCAATATGACGAATACCGGTTTCACTTTGAATTTGAATGAATTTTTCGTAGTTTTCTACATCATATAAAGCTTTAGCAGCATCTCTTACTTTATACACTACAACGGCTGCAATCTGAATCGGATTTCCTTCTAAATCATTTACTTTTAGCTTCTCGCTGTTAAAGTTGGTCACACGTAATGATACGCTTCGCTTGAATGTGAATGGAATGGTGGCCCATAATCCCTGATCTCTTATAACTCCGAGATAAGTTCCAAAGAACGTCAATACTTTTGCTTCGTTTGGCTGAACAATGGTTAAACTGGTGGCAATAATTAATCCAATCAATAAGACGACGATTCCGGTAATTTTAACCGAAATCTCTCCGGTTACGATTAAATAAATTCCAAAACCAATACACAAAAGCGCAATAATAAGTGCTGCAAAACCATTCATTTTAAATATTGATTTTTCCTGCATTTGAACCCCTCCAAATGAAAAATATGATATAAAAGTGATATCATATTTATATCATAAGGCAATAGTTTAAAAAAGTAAATATTTATATAAAATTCCACTACTTTTCCATTAAGGAAGGGTGGATTTTTAATAATGAGACTGTGTTTAAGCACATTTTGATTGGAGTGGAAGGCGCGAGACTCCTGCGGGAGCAGCGGGACAGGTGAGACCCCACAGGCGCTTTAGCGCCGAGGAGGCTCACCGCCCGCCCCGCGAACCGCTTGCGCCTGGAACGGAAATCAACATTCATCTTTAACATAGCCTAAAAATAAAAAATGCAAAGCATCCAAGAATGCTTTGCATTTCGTTAGTCATTATGGATTTTTTGTACCCGGCCGACTTGTCCATCTGTTAGCCTGACCTTGATCCCATGTGGATGGGTACTTGATTTGGTGAGAATATCTTTCACAGTTCCATGGGTGAGCTTGCCAGTTTTTTGATCAGCTTTTAATACAATATCAACCAAAAGCCCTGGTGTTACATCTTTCCTGTTTTGGCCGTTCATTATACACCCATTTTTCTGCGGGTATTGCTCGGCTTTTTGGATTGCTGACTTTTCAATTTCTTTGTGGAAAGATCACCATTCGTCTTTCCATTACCAGCTGAATTCTGGTTCTTTTTGTTTGCAAGCTGCTGCTTCATAGCCTCTTGCAGGCTGATTTTCTTTTTTGTTCCATCGGTTTGATTACTCTCAGACATATAAACATCCTCCATAAATTACTTTTTTGTTAGTCAAAGTATAATCTATTTTTAGGGAATTTGAAAATAAAATATCGAAATTAGCAATTGCATGTGATTCACATAAAATAAAGAAAAATTGTTCTGGGGTTGGTAAGTTTGAATAATTCAAAGAATATGAATCATAAAGGAAAAGGATTTAGCGATCCTAAAAGTAAAAAAATTTTACAACTAGAAAAACAGGTGTCATTGGGGCTTTGGGTTCAAGTCTTGGGTCAGATTATTGAACTCAAAGGGTTATCAGAACTTTTTCATTTAGAAGGTAACACGAATACAATAGGTGAACAACAAATACTAACTGGTGTTTGGATTAGGACAATTGGCCAGATTCTTGAGGCAGTATCTGTATCTAAACAATTAGGCGAAACAGATTTGGTCAAACTTCTCCAAGAACAACAAATAGCTATCACAGGAGATTTTCTTGTGTCAATTGGTTCCGCTTATGAAGTAATCGGTGGAATTCATGTACTAGAAGAGGAATCAGCCAAAATAACGCAAATCATTCCATAAAAGAACAGTCATTACGGCTTTTGCATACTATATGTTTGGGGTGATAATATGCCAAGAGTAAATTACCGAAGTTCAGATGTGGACTTAATGGCAAGGATGATGAGGGCGGAAGCTGAGGGTGAAGGGAAACAAGGCATGCTAATGGTCGGAAATGTAATAGTGAATCGGGTTCAAGCCGATTGTTTAGACTTTAAAAAAGTAAGAACAATCCCACAAGTCATTTTTCAAGTACAAGGAGGAAATTATTCCTTTGAAGCTGTTCAAAAAGGGAATGTATTTTATCAAAGAGCGAGAACGGCTGAAAAAAGATTAGCCAAACAGAATTTGGAATATTGGAGAGAACACCCATCAAAATATTCCCTTTGGTATTTCAATCCGTATGCTCCGTGCCCTCCAACATGGTATGGTCAACCTCATTCCGGTCAATTTAAACAGCATTGTTATTATGAACCAACAGCTGGAACATGTGATAGCGTTTATCGGTGAGCTTAAGCTTACTCATTGAGTAAGCTTTTTTCAATTTTTTGCTAA encodes:
- a CDS encoding HAAS signaling domain-containing protein; translated protein: MNLIEVYVYEVTKRLSVKTRDDVALELRSTIEDMLPENFTEQDVKDALSKLGNPAVLAASYRDTPMYLIGPNLYDIYILTMKRVIPWAILVTIFIHIFENVMFFSGKEAILSVVIHSIGIIIANVINVLIQVFFWFTVVFAFVERVGISNAELPHKKISNKWTPEDLKYAKIIPKKKAISKGDLLFSFIWTAVWAIAYFYADHLIGVYRSSDGNGLQFIMPIFNQDTLMSYWPIIAIFIVLELGLIIFKWKAAQWTMKLVTVNAIIHILSAITLIVIASNPHLLNDAMIPYIAELFETSSSTVASSLIWIWKLIVASSVVTIIIEIFESYRKARIR
- a CDS encoding PadR family transcriptional regulator, translating into MSSLLDTFMTELRRGTLTLAVLSQLRTPQYGYSLVQRLENAGVVIEQSTLYPLLRRLEKQELVTSSWDTTESRPRKYYVLSDYGMEVYLQLKDEWTKMTLELTSILKGDENLESD
- a CDS encoding MDR family MFS transporter, with translation MERSDNNQSMIVGLLLAGTFIAILNQTLMITAIPPIMVEMNITANSAQWLTTVFMLVNGIMIPISAFLLERFTTRQLFISAMSIFAVGTVVGGIAPTFEILLLGRVIQSIGAGVMLPLMTTVFLLIFPINRRGAAMGLVGLVISFAPAIGPALSGWVTSHFSWRVLFFIILPIALIDIFVAFRFLKNVTEISRPKVDVLSILLSSIGFGGLLYGFTCAGNYGWSHVSTVLSLVIGGISLLLFIFRQLRLKHPMLEFRVFTFSIFPFAIIIGMIGFMGLIGAETIIPLFMQNMRGFSAFEAGLALLPGALVSGFMSPIVGRIFDRFGARWLVMIGLTIMTAASFAFTTLSPSTTMTYITVLYGIRMFGLSMVMMPVATAALNQLPKRLIPHGAAMDNTMKMISASVGTAILVTVMTTTAEAAKHRPEISYPDMHGANIAFMVVSILSLIGLILSFFIKHNRQAEGESDGKRQRNVRVKLQE
- a CDS encoding branched-chain amino acid ABC transporter substrate-binding protein, with protein sequence MKVKKSLALLLTGGLAASIFLAGCGSKSGDGGKSSSNMIKIATQTPLSGGSATIGEAIKLGAQMKLDEEKKKFKELGFDLQLVPYDDQGDPKKGVANAQIIGADKSIMAVVGHFNSGVAIPSSEVYEKYAIPMVSPANSAVEVTSRGLKTVNRIVARDDFQGPAGAEFAVNTLKAKKIFIIQDKTAYGTGLAEAFKKAAEEKGAEILGFEGITVGEKDFNGVLNQVVSKKPDLVYFGGIYAEGGLIIKQAREKGITVPFLGGDGLDASTLVEIAGGAIKDTYITSLAGDSTKTEEGKKFTESYKSKFNKSTESYSVYGYDTMGVVLKGIEDAIKANNNKMPTREQVRDAVRGVKDYQGVLTKVSFDDIGDNNYAKVFIYSFKEAKYPAELVGEVSK
- a CDS encoding branched-chain amino acid ABC transporter permease, with the translated sequence MFNEILQSIPQVLIDGLTLGAVYAVIAIGYTMVYGILELINFAHGEIFMSGAFIGTAVLIVLTGIGWVSSVPAIVMLIAVLLFTAILTGFLGMGIERVAYRPLRNAPRLIPLITAIGISFLLQDIVRFIAELKKGNYIVTGPSLFTNQISIKASSVSSIFNDATIKTSFVIVLVAAVIMMIGLDLFVNRTKWGMALRAVAQDRETASLMTINVNKVISMTFFIGSALGGATGVLFAVQYGTIDPYIGFILGLKAFTAAVLGGIGNIRGAMFGGLLLGLLEMFASANLTLLSHGVFGAEYKDVFAFIILILVLLFKPEGLFGKPVTEKV
- a CDS encoding branched-chain amino acid ABC transporter permease; amino-acid sequence: MKALWNTYKQKRSVQGVFLLIYIGVTSLGLFLAQKSVTAFLLLLASLLLLYFTNFKNLTKWVIAGVVLVFLLPFTASNGDGYQSYMEVATLVGIYISMALGLNIVVGMAGLLDLGFIAFFAVGAYSYGIFATAQANNFMPFGQFPLSGESFWIFILIGCFVAALFGVLLGIPVLRVKGDYLAIVTLGFGEIIRIIFNNLDRPINITNGAMGLPSVTPPRLFGIDFLYPSQFYYVVLIILVFTIFTVRRFEHSKIGRSWKAVRENEIAAQSMGVPLVKTKLLAFAIGASFSGMMGVVFAAKQAFVDPTSFTLLESITILVMVILGGMGSVPGVILGAAVMTILNLQVLTEITNWLNQLSTSGAFSIPDALSPSKMQRMIFGLLLILFALYRPQGLLPAKNRKYNEKALRKGSEEAAGETVSENSPIEKTQEV
- a CDS encoding ABC transporter ATP-binding protein, which gives rise to MAILEVQNLSKKFGGLTANQDVSMKVEKHSITAVIGPNGAGKTTFFNMITGVYQPTSGTILLENEKINGLKPHAVCQKGIARTFQNIRLFNEMSVLENVMVGMHTRLKAGFLGILFNLPTIRKEEAASEIKAYQLLEYVGLESFLNEKACNLSYGAQRRLEIARALAAGPKILLLDEPAAGMNPKETKELTGLIKRMRDEFNLTVILIEHDMKLVMEISEQIFVLDHGEKIAEGRPEDIRNNPKVIEAYLGSGAVQAG
- a CDS encoding ABC transporter ATP-binding protein; translation: MLQLKNVETFYGGIQALKGIDVSVEKGEIVTLIGSNGAGKSTTLKSISGLTKVKTGNIVYNGTDITNKPAHETTLLGIAHVPEGRRIFPRLSVKENLLMGAFSVKGKQVIEERMERVFHYFPKLKDRLEQKGGTMSGGEQQMLAIGRALMMSPDLLMLDEPSMGLAPIIVEQIFEIIKELNGEGITILLVEQNAYQALQVADRGYVIQTGEIKLKGNGHDLITNDEVREAYLA
- a CDS encoding Arc family DNA-binding protein; translated protein: MTKRKSFPLRIDPKLYEVLEKWAEDEIRSVNAQIEVILKEAAKKAGRLKKD
- a CDS encoding SPFH domain-containing protein encodes the protein MQEKSIFKMNGFAALIIALLCIGFGIYLIVTGEISVKITGIVVLLIGLIIATSLTIVQPNEAKVLTFFGTYLGVIRDQGLWATIPFTFKRSVSLRVTNFNSEKLKVNDLEGNPIQIAAVVVYKVRDAAKALYDVENYEKFIQIQSETGIRHIASRYAYDSFGNMESTLTLRQNSDEVAEVLMYDLQKRLDVAGVDVIEARIMHLAYSSEIASAMLQRQQAQAVLSARKVIVDGAVGLVKAAIDQLAEQEIVELDEEKKAQMVNNLMVAIVSEKGTQPIINTGSIY
- a CDS encoding YwbE family protein, with translation MNGQNRKDVTPGLLVDIVLKADQKTGKLTHGTVKDILTKSSTHPHGIKVRLTDGQVGRVQKIHND